The following nucleotide sequence is from Bacteroidota bacterium.
ACCTGGTCCAGGAGTCAGGCCGGCCACATTCGTTACCATTTTCAGCCTATCAATATCACAGCACTTATTGAGGAGAATATTCACCTCTTTCAGGAAGTGGTAAAAAAGAAAAAGATTCATATTGATTTTCTTCAGAAAAACAATGCTTTCCATGCCCTTGTCGATACACAATCGATGGCTACTGTGCTACGAAACTTGTTGGCCAATGCCATCAAATTTACTCCTGCCGATGGCAGGGTAGAAATAGATATTATTCCCAATACCGGGCAAAAAGAGCTTCTCATCAAAGTGAGTGATACAGGAGTAGGTATAAGCGATGATCAGCGCGAGAAACTATTTTCTGTTGGTCATTCCTCCACCACACAAGGTACACAAGGGGAGAAAGGTACCGGATTGGGCCTGATACTCTGTCAGGAATTTGTGGAGGCAAACAAAGGTAAAATCTGGATTGATAGCCTACCGGAGAAAGGCACAACAGTTTCGTTTACATGCCCCTTGGCTGAATAACTTTGAATCAGCCTCTCAGACAAGTTTAGCCAGCACGGTTTTGTCCTTGTCGTTCAGCACTTCACTTATTACTACTTTCTGAAAGCTGTTTTTTGCAAGTGTATGGCCTTTTACCCATACTGGCACAAAGTTTTCTCCATAGCCCGATGCCTTAAGGCCTCCTTCCGGTTTTTCAACCAGTAGCATTTGTTCTTTGCCTATAAGGCTTTGCCTGTAATGGTATTTACTCTCATCGGAAAGCTGACGGATGAGTTCGCTACGTTCTGTTTTAACTTTTTCATTTACCTGGCCTGGCATTTTCTCAGCAAGCGTTCCTCGACGCACCGAATACTTAAAGGTGTGGATATGCCCAAACCCAATTTCTCGCACAGTTTTGTATGATTCCGCAAAAAGTTCTTCTGTTTCGCCCGGAAAGCCAACGATGATATCGGTGGTAAAGTTAAAGTTCGGGTATTTGTTTCGAAAGGTATCAATCAGACTCCGGTATTGGTCGATTGAATAAAAACGGCGCATGAGGTCGAGTACTTTCTCAGAACCACTCTGCAGGCACAAATGCAGATGCTGACATAGCTTAGGGTTTTGGAATAAGTCGATAAATTTCTCTGTAAATCCTTCGGGTTCCATCGACGAGATGCGCACCCTGAAATCGCCGGGTAAAACCAGAATCTTTTCTATCAAATCTTCAAAACTCAACCCTTCGCTGCGGTAGCGGCTAATGTTTACACCCGTAAGCACAACCTCTTTACGACCCAAATCTACCACCTGGCGTATGTTGTCCAACACATCCTGTACAGGACGGCTATTGGCCCTGCCTCTCACTTTGGGTACAATGCAATAGGTGCAATAATTGTTGCAGCCATCCTGAATTTTTATCATGCTGCGGGTATGCATTCCGTCCTCTACTACTGTAAAGTTGAATAAATCCTGCTTTAGGTCGTTGGGGTGAAGGATCTCACCTTTCAGGTGGGCATCGACCAGGGGAAAGACTGAACTCTTTTCCTTATTACCGACCACATAAGTCAGGTCACTGCGGTTCTCGAGGTATTCCTGTTGGCTGGTTACCATGCATCCGGTAACAATAGTGATGCCGCCATTGCCGGCGTGACGCACAGCCTGGTTAATGGTGTTTTTCGATTTCTGGTCGCTCTGATTGGTAACTGTGCAGGTGTTTACAATGTACACATCGGCAGGTGCATGAAAGGGAACAATCTCATAACCGGCTTTGCTGAAATCGGTGATAATCGAATCGGTTTCGAACTGGTTGAGCCTGCATCCGAGTGTTTTAAAGGCTACGCGCTTTTTGTTCATGCTACACTATTTACTTCTTCAAACACATTTATCAATTCGCCTTCGGTGGCGAAATCGACAACAGAGGTTATTTTAACCATAGCAAAACGGCCAATCAGACTTTCGTCGTCGCAGGCAAAGCGCACAATTATTTTTCCTTCGTTTACAGCCGACAAATACCTTCCTTTGCGGTCTTTTTGCACCACCAGCACTTTTTGCAAACTGCCAATCAGGCTCTGGTTATAGGCAAGCGATTGCTTCGCCAAAAGGTCGGAGAGGTCGTGCAAACGATGCTTTTTTATGTCATAAGGAATATCATCGTCCCAGCGGGCACTGCGTGCTCCCGGCCGGGGAGAGTAGCGGGCAATATAGGCCATGTTGAACTGAAATTCTTTCATAGCCAATACGGTGTTCTGGTATTGCTCTTCGGTTTCGCCTGTAAATCCCACGATGATGTCGGTAAAAAGGGTTGCCTGTGGAATAATACGGCGGATCGATTGCACAATGCGTCGGTAATCATTCAGGTTGTGGTTCCGGTTCATGCGAATGAGTACATGGTCGTCGCCCGATTGCATGGGCAGGTGTATCTGTTTAGCCAGGCATTTATATCGTGCAATGGTTTCGAGCACATCGTCGGTCATATCCTGGGGATGGGGCGAGGTGAAATATACCCAGAAGTCGCGCCCACTTTCTTCGCCCATGAGTCCAATTTTTTCGAGCAGCTGGGCAAAACTCAGTTCTTCGCCCTTTTTGTCGTGTCCATAGGAGTTTACATTCTGTCCGAGAAGAGTAATGGATTTGTAACCATTTCTGACTAAACGCTCTGCTTCGGCAATAATTTCACCCGAAGGCCTCGATATTTCCCTGCCACGGGTGAAGGGCACTGCGCAATAGGTGCAAAATTTATCGCATCCATTCTGAATAGGAATAAAGGCTTCGAAGTTAGAATTGTAGGTGGGGTTGATATCCCAGAATTGTTCGATGCGGTGGTCGGCTTTGTTCATCAGCACCGGCTTGCCGGCAATGGTTGTTTTATGGTCGAACCTGATTTGTGTGAAATCAATAGAGCTTTGATTTGCAAGTTCCTCTTGCATTTCAACCTTCTCTTCATGCTGGATCCGCACAGGAAGGGCAACGCCATATTGGCTTACCATTGCAGGAAGCTGGGATAGTTCACTCATCTGAAAAACCAGGTCGAACAGCTTTAAAAATTTATCCCTGTCGGCAGGCAATACGCAACCGGAAACAAAGGTAACCAGCTGGCGCTTATTTTTCCATTTATTCCATTTATCGATTTTGGTATACACCTTATCGATGGCTTTCTGGCGCACCGAACAGGCAACCAGACCAAGAAAATCAGCGTCCTCTTCTTCATCGCACCAGGTAAAACCCATGCTTTCAATTACATGCTTAAGCCGTTCGCTGTCCGACTTATTCATCTGACAACCTAAGGTTACAACGTGGTATTTCATTTTTATCAAACTTGTGAGCACAAAGTACAAGCCTCGAAATAAACTTCTGTCAGGTTTTCTCCTTATCGAAGTAATCTTCTGTTTTACCTTATGCTAGAAATATACTTCTGTACGAATATTGTCGGGCGAGATTCCTTTGGTAGTAAGGATATCATACACTTCGTGAATCATTTCGTAATTGCCGCAAAGATATACCAAAGTATCGGAATCGATGGCATGCGCACGGAGGTAATCGGTTACACGGCCATGAAAGGTACCGGACCGGTCGCGTGAAGTGCAGCCGATATAGCTTCCCTCTGGATATTCATGGGCAGCATACTGCTCATTGCCGAATTTAACCCCATGCAGCAGGGTGTATTTCAGATTTTTATGGCTGTTTACAATGCTGTGGAAGGGTGCAATGCCTGTTCCGGAAGCAATAAAAAGGTATTTGTGCGTGGCAGTTTTCTTTGCATCAAGGGTAAAGAATCCAAAAGGACCCTCCACCTTAATGGGCTGTCCGGCACTGAGCTTTTTAAGCTTTTTCGATACATGTCCCTCTTCAACCTCTTTAATCAACACCTCCAGATAATCTACATTGTTGGCACTGTACACCGAGTATTCCCTGAGCTGTTTGTCATCCGGCATACCCAGTGTAATATGCTGTCCCGGGCTAAACTCCATTCCATGCCTGTCGAAGCGAAGAATGTAGGTCGATTCGGTAAGGTTTTTTACCGAATGAATGCGGAAAACCGTATCTTCCGTTGAGGCATTCTTAGGGCTTAGTAACTGATCGGGGGTGTATTCTTGTTGATTCATACCTGCTATTTGAATTAATTCTAAATAAACCTCTCTAACGGAAAAAATTGCAGATTGTTCAAAAATTATGCATTTTAACAAAACAATCCATTCGGTTGTAGTATACTAAATCCTGATTGCATACAATATTGAAGAAAAGCCATGGTAGCTAAAAGCAACATTTCGTTCAGAGAGCTTTATAAACTTGTAGCTTCTGTATTTCGGAAATTGCTGCTGGTTCTGGGCATTCTATTTTTTACCGCACTTGTTTTAAGCTTTACACACATTCCTTATTGGCAGTACTACACCTTAGGAACCCACAAGTGTGAACTTTCTGCCGATCCGGATTATATTGTGCTGATGGGAGGTGGAGGAATGCCCGGTGCCGATGGACTGATCAGGGCTTATTATGCGGCAGGGGCTTGGGAAAGAGCACCCAAGGCAGAGATCATAATCGCCATTCCGGCAGATACATCCAATCCCTATGGCTCGCCTGAATTGCAATTGAGAAATGAATTGGTTATGCGCGGAGTGGATAATAGCCTCATTCTTTTCGAGACCAGTGGGTACAGCACCTATACCCAGGCTCTGGCCATAAAGGATATGTTTTCCTTGCAAGCACTCGACACCCTGGTGTTTCGGTTGGTAACCACTCCCGAACACATGTACAGGTCGGTACAGGTATTTCGCAAGGCCGGCTTCAGTTTTGTCGGAAGTACTCCTGCATTCGAAAAGGGAATCTCTGAAAAGAGCCTGCTTCGAAAGGAAGATCAAAACCGATCGGTACTTAACCTGCGTTACAACATGTGGAGTTACCTTCAATACGAAATTACCGTGGTGCGCGAATACTGCGCTTTGGCCTACTACAAACTACGGGGTTGGATTTAATATCCCTATTGGCCATAAAGACTTAGATATTCACTTCGATTTGTGCATTCTTTCATTTAAAGTAAATTTGTGCCTTAGTAAATATTATTTCAGGTGATATATCCTTCGGGTTTCGAGCAAAAAACAGGTTTCGACCGCATACGGGCCATGATAATAGAGTCCTGTTTGTGCGATTTGGGTCGCGAGCGGGCAGAGGAAATGCGGTTCATGACAGATTTTAAAATCATTCAGTCTGAATTGCAAATAACCTCCGAACTAAAGGCAGTGCTGGAGATGGAAGAACATTTTCCGCAGGACGGCTACCTCGATGCCCGTAAAAGCATTCTTAAAGCGCGTGTCGAAGGAGCCTTTCCCGAGGTAGTCGATCTAGTGCTGATAAGAAAATCGCTGGCGGTTATTATTCAAATTTCCAGGTTTTTTGCCGACGCCGAACGTCGTTCGAAATATCCGCTACTTTATCAGCTTTCTTCTCAGGTCGAAACATTTCCGGCTATCATCAAAGAAATAAACAGACTTGTCGACGATACCGGCAAGATAAAAGACAATGCTTCGCCTGAGTTACAGGATATTTGCAGCACGCTGCGCCAAAAGCAAACAGAAGTCAACAGGAAGCTCATTTCCATTCTCAAGCAAGCCAAGGCCGAGGGTCTTGTGGAGGAAGATGCCGACATCACCTTTCGGAACGAAAGGCCGGTGATTCCTATGTTGGCAGCTGGTAAGCGACGATTAGGTGGAATGATCCACGATGAATCGGCCACCGGAAAAACTGCCTTTGTGGAGCCTGCTGCCATTGTAGAACTCAACAACCGTGTGCGCGAGTTGCTGCTGGCCGAATCGCGCGAAATAAAGCGTATACTCCTGGCCTTTGCCGATTTTCTGCGACCCGAAATAGAAAACCTACTGGCGAGCTATGACTTTTTAGCCACTATTGACTTTTTGCGTGCCAAGGCACGCTTTGCCAGACAAATTAAAGCCTGTCTGCCTGTTCTGAACCATGAACAGGCCTTCCGCTGGAAGCAGGCTGTACATCCCTTACTCTATCTTGCCCATTCAGCCGAAGAAAAATCCATTGTGCCACTGGATATTTACCTCACTGCCGAAAATCGCATTTTGGTTATCTCCGGGCCCAACGCCGGGGGTAAATCGGTGTGTCTTAAAACGGTGGGGTTGCTGCAGTATATGCTGCAATGCGGATTGCTGGTACCTGTAAGTCCCAATTCTGAGGCTGGGGTTTTTGAATCCATTTTTATCGACATTGGTGATGAACAATCGATTGATAACGATCTGAGCACCTACAG
It contains:
- a CDS encoding MiaB/RimO family radical SAM methylthiotransferase: MKYHVVTLGCQMNKSDSERLKHVIESMGFTWCDEEEDADFLGLVACSVRQKAIDKVYTKIDKWNKWKNKRQLVTFVSGCVLPADRDKFLKLFDLVFQMSELSQLPAMVSQYGVALPVRIQHEEKVEMQEELANQSSIDFTQIRFDHKTTIAGKPVLMNKADHRIEQFWDINPTYNSNFEAFIPIQNGCDKFCTYCAVPFTRGREISRPSGEIIAEAERLVRNGYKSITLLGQNVNSYGHDKKGEELSFAQLLEKIGLMGEESGRDFWVYFTSPHPQDMTDDVLETIARYKCLAKQIHLPMQSGDDHVLIRMNRNHNLNDYRRIVQSIRRIIPQATLFTDIIVGFTGETEEQYQNTVLAMKEFQFNMAYIARYSPRPGARSARWDDDIPYDIKKHRLHDLSDLLAKQSLAYNQSLIGSLQKVLVVQKDRKGRYLSAVNEGKIIVRFACDDESLIGRFAMVKITSVVDFATEGELINVFEEVNSVA
- a CDS encoding YdcF family protein; the protein is MVAKSNISFRELYKLVASVFRKLLLVLGILFFTALVLSFTHIPYWQYYTLGTHKCELSADPDYIVLMGGGGMPGADGLIRAYYAAGAWERAPKAEIIIAIPADTSNPYGSPELQLRNELVMRGVDNSLILFETSGYSTYTQALAIKDMFSLQALDTLVFRLVTTPEHMYRSVQVFRKAGFSFVGSTPAFEKGISEKSLLRKEDQNRSVLNLRYNMWSYLQYEITVVREYCALAYYKLRGWI
- a CDS encoding oxidoreductase, whose amino-acid sequence is MNQQEYTPDQLLSPKNASTEDTVFRIHSVKNLTESTYILRFDRHGMEFSPGQHITLGMPDDKQLREYSVYSANNVDYLEVLIKEVEEGHVSKKLKKLSAGQPIKVEGPFGFFTLDAKKTATHKYLFIASGTGIAPFHSIVNSHKNLKYTLLHGVKFGNEQYAAHEYPEGSYIGCTSRDRSGTFHGRVTDYLRAHAIDSDTLVYLCGNYEMIHEVYDILTTKGISPDNIRTEVYF
- the mtaB gene encoding tRNA (N(6)-L-threonylcarbamoyladenosine(37)-C(2))-methylthiotransferase MtaB, giving the protein MNKKRVAFKTLGCRLNQFETDSIITDFSKAGYEIVPFHAPADVYIVNTCTVTNQSDQKSKNTINQAVRHAGNGGITIVTGCMVTSQQEYLENRSDLTYVVGNKEKSSVFPLVDAHLKGEILHPNDLKQDLFNFTVVEDGMHTRSMIKIQDGCNNYCTYCIVPKVRGRANSRPVQDVLDNIRQVVDLGRKEVVLTGVNISRYRSEGLSFEDLIEKILVLPGDFRVRISSMEPEGFTEKFIDLFQNPKLCQHLHLCLQSGSEKVLDLMRRFYSIDQYRSLIDTFRNKYPNFNFTTDIIVGFPGETEELFAESYKTVREIGFGHIHTFKYSVRRGTLAEKMPGQVNEKVKTERSELIRQLSDESKYHYRQSLIGKEQMLLVEKPEGGLKASGYGENFVPVWVKGHTLAKNSFQKVVISEVLNDKDKTVLAKLV